The segment catatCTCCTTTATTATCATTGTTTGTATTCTTAGTGTCAATAagatttatattatttttttcatattcatTAGAAATATGCTGATTGAAAGTTTGATTATTTTGTTCTAAATTATATGGATTTATAAgattattttcattattattatgattattattatattttaatttttcatgttctttctttatttcttttttttgaaaattaTGGTCATTAGTCATTTGctgtatataattatcattattattttgtgaattgtttatttgttgaacatcatttttatcatttattaaatttaattcGTTGTCattaatgtatatattcttagtcatatcatattttttcaatGTATTATACTCTCCATAttcatcatttaatatagTACTTAACATATAGagagaaaataataagaaatacAAACTGTATAATGTTAAACTTATTAAGAATACtgttttaatattttcaattttgtgataaataatatatattataactaAAAACAACATGAAtacaattatattaaatgttATACGTTGTTTTACAGGTTTTtgcatatataatttcatatattttagaatatttaattttgttcctttctcattttttttattgtcttttttatttgtaaaaGAATATCTTTCCAAAAAATTCTTTACAGATGTTTCACCTCcgaaaaatttattattcttcTTATACTTTTTTCTGATGGTTGAACTATTATCATGAAGTGGTAGCATTACCATTTTGTagtttataaataaataaaagagAATATGCTgcttatataaataaataaataaataaatgcatacatatatatatatatatacatatatctGATGAGGTATAGAATAAGgattaattaatatattataatacaaaataaattaaatataaaacacCCAAAATATggtataataataaatatttaagaTATACAACTGgctatattttatttttttgaaattttatatatatatatatatatatatatattcaactggatacatttaatatatatttataatttattattattatttatttatttatttttttttttttatggtTGTGAAAACTATATGGTTAGTTCCAGAATgatatatacaattatttattttcctgtcataatatattcttttagAATAAAAGTCATAttgttttaatatttttatctaatgcaaatattatatatatatatatatatatatacaatatatacatttatttatttatttatatatttatttatttatttatttatttatttgtattttagACATGTGAATTTTAGGTGCACTTGTAATTTCAcattttccttttttttctttttattccttttaattctattaatatttgtGGGTAAATTATACAATGttaaagaaagaaagaaaaaaaaaaaataacgAACGAAAGGAAGGaaggaagaaaaataatacgATACAACCAAAAGAAAAATCGttgtttattttaaaataatatttttttctttttttaatttttattatatatatattgtgaaatatattttttttttggtaccaatgaaaatatacaaacatatttaaaatgtatatatgtgcaaatatgtttttgtataatattttcattttattattatttattaaaaNNNNNNNNNNNNNNNNNNNNNNNNNNNNNNNNNNNNNNNNNNNNNNNNNNNNNNNNNNNNNNNNNNNNNNNNNNNNNNNNNNNNNNNNNNNNNNNNNNNNNNNNNNNNNNNNNNNNNNNNNNNNNNNNNNNNNNNNNNNNNNNNNNNNNNNNNNNNNNNNNNNNNNNNNNNNNNNNNNNNNNNNNNNNNNNNNNNNNNNNNNNNNNNNNNNNNNNNNNNNNNNNNNNNNNNNNNNNNNNNNNNNNNNNNNNNNNNNNNNNNNNNNNNNNNNNNNNNNNNNNNNNNNNNNNNNNNNNNNNNNNNNNNNNNNNNNNNNNNNNNNNNNNNNNNNNNNNNNNNNNNNNNNNNNNNNNNNNNNNataataaaatgaaaatattatacaaaaacatatttgcacatatatacattttaaatatgtttgtatattttcattggtaccaaaaaaaaaatatatttcacaatatatatataataaaaaaaaaaaaaaaaaaaaaggaaggaatacatatattgtacttatatatatatacataccGTTTATGTATCATTGTagaataattaaaatttttcaattttacaaaataaaggagtataatacattatgtaaaataatCCAGTACAAATATTCTTATGTAACACATActtgtacatatataatttttttaatttttatatatttatttgttcttttctttgataatgaaaaaaaaaaaaaaaaaaaaaaaaaaaaaaagagttTATAACATGAACGAAATAATTTAttgtacatataataaatgaacatacggaataaaatataaaatttacGTTCGATGGAATACTGTatgattttataaatttttattttaaggacgataagaaatattatatatatatatatatatatttatttatttatttatttatatttatgtcatattatataattcatataattactttattatatgacatcaaaatatattctttttaattcttttaagtattaacaatttaaatatgtataaataatatttaatattattaaactagtataaaaatatattatatatttatcgcgggttttttaaacatatatatataaataaaaaaaaaaaaaaaaaaaaaactatagcgtataaatgtatttatatatttataaaaataatacatacatatttttttacatacaatatttttatatacctatatatataaatatatatatatataatgtaaaatatattttatatcataattatatttatccatatataattaagaaaatataaaaataaaaataaaacaaacaTGTGCGCGCATGCTTATCCCAtgatttataaattatatttatatattatatatatatatatatataatatatttatatatattaatataataaatataatatacatttttttttttaatgcgtatgaatatttttttatatgaataatatataataaaaaatataagaaaaattaaattttagacttgagaaataaaaaaaggaactatattatattattttatttttttttcattattaataatacatataataatattataaaaaaaaaaagtaaaatttGAAGAGGGATATTTTTCTCTTactatataatatataatatttttatataatatatttataatatatatattattattatatatattattcgtaagttttttttaattcatgATAGAATTAATTtcttttgtatatattatgatatatataataaataacatttattatattaagagatgaaaaaaaatatatatatatatatatataaatttatttatttatatttatcttataagatatatatttatataattaatatataagattgtgcttttttttttttttttttttttttcctttttatgatcatttgtaatattttttatttatatgtttatatatttagctttatatattaataaatatatatatatatatatatattatatataacttattgtgacttatttatttatatatttatttatttatttattactttgaatttttttatatttcttccCCATCACGCGGTTTATATCATTGCTGCTTTTACAAAGTTCCCAATATTTTGAAGAaagaagataaaaatataaaagagttgttggtatatatttatatgtaataatatataaataagtataaatatacCACCGtgtatgaatatatatccaaatatttatatatttatatatatttatatatttatttatacgtacttatatattgttacatatattttgtatgtATGCCCTCCCCTTTTTTGCTCATTATAAAATCTATGTGAATACAAATTTACGCATGTAATTTCCAGAGGGAGAAATGAGAAGAGGGTTAGGAAATGAGAAGCGCTTTTTGAGACGGTCCTTCAATAGATCATACTACTACAAGAAGAATGAGAAAGAGAAGATTGAAGAAATGAACAGTaggaaaaataataattacgAAAAGGAAGAGGAAGAggatgatgaagaagataTTGATGGAGTTGATgaagatataaaagaaaGATGTGGTAAAGCAGTGTGCGATATGAATTCATCTGATATAGAAGAAAGGAAtgaaaagaagaaaaaaaatgaaaaatttatagtaaaagaaaaaaaagaattatgTGTAAATGGTGAATCTTTTCTCTTAAAGAATATggaacaaaataataatgataagggtcaagataaaaataatgttatatGTCCATTATGTGTTGAGGTGTTAGATGAAACAGATCgaaatttttttccatGTGATTGTGGTTATCAAATATGTTTATGGTgtctttattatataagagatcatatgaataatacATGTCCAGCTTGTCGAAGAAgttatgaagaaaaaaattttatatataataaagagaCCCATGAAAAATTGATTAAGAAGCAGAAGAGTAATAAGAATAGGagtgataataataataataataataatataaataagggtgataataattatatgaataacaTTAACTTAACAAATATGAAtgaaatgaataatattaatgatatgaataataataataataataatgataataatgataataataatgataataataataacaacaacaacaataataataataacaacaacaacaacaataataataataataataacaacaacaacaacaataataataataataataataataataataattattattatattagtaacaattataataataattatagtaGTAGTGGTAgtttattatatagatGCGATACATACAAACATTcgaatatatataatatacatgaatatgataatttgctagaaattattaaaagtaTAAGAGTTGTTCAAAGGAATCTTGTTTTTGTCATCGGTATAACAGCTACATATGCCAAGAAAActgttttaaaaaaaaatgaacattTTGGTAAGTACgggaaaatattaaatattattattaataaatctCAAGCTTATAATCCTCAATATAATGGTCCATCATTTAGTGcatatattacatatagTAATGAAAAAGAAGCTATAAATgctatatattttatagaTGGTATGATGTTAGATAATAAGATATTAAAAGCTTCTTTTGGTACGACGAAATATtgttcttcttttttaaaaaatgcTTCTTGTGGTAATGAGgaatgtttttatttacatgAACTAGGAAATGTAATAGATAGTTTTTCAAAAGATGATATACATGGACCtaaacatatatatcatgatcttttatatttatattttaaaaaattaccagataaaaaaaatgacgGGACTTATGATTCtttatcaaataatataaccatcaaaaattttaaattatatgaagaaGATGTATCTTCGTTAgtaaaaattgaaaaagctgaaaccaaaaaaaaaatagaaaataatattgaagATACAAATGttaatgatgatataaaaaaaaataataatataaattatacagaatttaaatattttaatgaatggaagaataaaaatgtaaatttagaaaaaattaaacaaGATCAAAATAAAACTGCACCATctcaaaataataaacaatCGAAATGGATATTGgaagataaaatattacaaataaaaaaaagtgcAACACATGACAACATACTTATACAATCAAATGATCatgaaaattatgatatagatgatgatatatatgataatgatataaatgatatgGATGATGTTGATGACAATAAATcgaataataataaaataaaaacaaagaaaaaaaaaaaatcaaaaagTGAAGATGTTTTACCTTTAgatatgttaaaaaataattcatatatagcaactaataaaaatatacctACAAATGATAAGAAAGGTAAAAACCATTTAAATTCTGTACAAAATACTTCTACTtctttaattattaatagtTATAGTGATGACAAAGATCATAcctcaaaaaaaaaaaataacaatacgaccaaaaatgttattaataataataataatgtgaTGAATGATACAGATTATCTTAATGAATTGTCCGAAAATTATCCATCAATTAATGAAGCTCTATTggataaagataaaaagaaaaaggcaaaaaaaaaagctgaaaaaaataaagcggaaaaaaataaagcagaaaaaaataaagcTGAAAAGAATAAAGCTGAGAAGAATAAAGCTGAGAAGAATAAAGCTGAAAAGAATAAAGCTGAAAAGAATAAAGCTGAAAAGAATAAAGCTGAAAAGAATAAAGCCGATAAAAATAAAGCcgataaaaataaagaagatacaaataaagaaaatgccaataatgaagataaaaataatgaagatatcaataatgaagataaaaataatgaagatatcaataatgaagatatcaataatgaagatacaaataaaattattacaaaaGAGGAAAGtgaagaacaaaaaaaagaaaacgA is part of the Plasmodium reichenowi strain SY57 chromosome 12, whole genome shotgun sequence genome and harbors:
- a CDS encoding CCR4-NOT transcription complex subunit 4, putative, translating into MRRGLGNEKRFLRRSFNRSYYYKKNEKEKIEEMNSRKNNNYEKEEEEDDEEDIDGVDEDIKERCGKAVCDMNSSDIEERNEKKKKNEKFIVKEKKELCVNGESFLLKNMEQNNNDKGQDKNNVICPLCVEVLDETDRNFFPCDCGYQICLWCLYYIRDHMNNTCPACRRSYEEKNFIYNKETHEKLIKKQKSNKNRSDNNNNNNNINKGDNNYMNNINLTNMNEMNNINDMNNNNNNNDNNDNNNDNNNNNNNNNNNNNNNNNNNNNNNNNNNNNNNNNNNNNNYYYISNNYNNNYSSSGSLLYRCDTYKHSNIYNIHEYDNLLEIIKSIRVVQRNLVFVIGITATYAKKTVLKKNEHFGKYGKILNIIINKSQAYNPQYNGPSFSAYITYSNEKEAINAIYFIDGMMLDNKILKASFGTTKYCSSFLKNASCGNEECFYLHELGNVIDSFSKDDIHGPKHIYHDLLYLYFKKLPDKKNDGTYDSLSNNITIKNFKLYEEDVSSLVKIEKAETKKKIENNIEDTNVNDDIKKNNNINYTEFKYFNEWKNKNVNLEKIKQDQNKTAPSQNNKQSKWILEDKILQIKKSATHDNILIQSNDHENYDIDDDIYDNDINDMDDVDDNKSNNNKIKTKKKKKSKSEDVLPLDMLKNNSYIATNKNIPTNDKKGKNHLNSVQNTSTSLIINSYSDDKDHTSKKKNNNTTKNVINNNNNVMNDTDYLNELSENYPSINEALLDKDKKKKAKKKAEKNKAEKNKAEKNKAEKNKAEKNKAEKNKAEKNKAEKNKAEKNKAEKNKADKNKADKNKEDTNKENANNEDKNNEDINNEDKNNEDINNEDINNEDTNKIITKEESEEQKKENDSAYTKKNKKKNQNNQLIENKKKEQDIINKNNITNNKQESNNINEKSTDDSKKFTSLISNYFSELLDKKKKKDTSKNETEETNEEINKENVIDKKKNKNAQPQHVIIFNNNNNDNYNNNNNNNNINSNSNIIIGFRQGQVELARRKEFSFTDDGKIKKIVEEKDKIEGKSKEDKKGDQQSDVHEIIDKKQGGIENQSLEESKRKAKNIQQKDNTKDAQLLKSDEKKTEGDLSNTLTHYVTNQQDHFDEDIENNIDNQNEEDNLHKNTSKGKKKIENNNKMVDTKILNIEDIIKMKSINNNDNIKLPEEIKEYIKKMKSEGIKENVEFDIYHKFINNYFNVKEYVDGIIVVEEKEMKGMKGNDNNVKDQKKGKHEEDNKKKVLISKTEEADTSKRKQKNMLDKKNKKEKRKKKKEKKNHNDEEENDNEEDQEEDENQDIINKDGILQKENKKIKNKKEKEIKNKNKTKIKNDQEDEDEDEDEEDDEEDEEEDEEEEIQKDNVTLIKKKKKKEKKNISNKKNVMFHKEMEGYIMDTIMGIILNELKSKNNVKKININKNNYDDEKNVLLKDVEIFIKNLCVAKCKSVENNKNKGNILYLIEEGNDENNTSKKKGAKKKAKRNDYIIYSNDEHTFLKSHKGIMQYILKNGNTSSNNKNNKNKNVDDKSKNVDDKNKNVDDKNKNVGDKNKNGDDKNKNGDDKNKNGDDKNKNGDDKNKNGDDKNKNVGDSNKAKIKISEYLNDKNTFDFFKDLIISNNQDKIHTPDHIIFDKIFNEQIHFVQQLCETDFKINSRNVISTNKKTDRHLYQSHHNVHNKLKKNTQGGGNISNIWVNFDNTLQNKELNEKLNLSA